The DNA segment AGTTCAGCGTGAAGCCGGCGATCCACATCACCGCGAATGTGCCGACGACCGAGATCGGGATCGCGAGCGCCGCGATGAGCGTGCTGCGGGCGTTGCCGAGGAAGAGGAGCACCACCACCGCGGCGAGGAGGGCGCCGAGGACGAGGTGCTCCTTCACGGCGGCGATGCCCGTGCGGATCACGCGCGAGCCGTCGCGCACGACCTCGATCTTCGTCCCTTCGGGCAGCGAGCGCTGCACCTCGTCGAGGCGCGCCTTCACGGCGTCGACGACGGCGACGGTGTTCTGGCCCGACTGCTTGACCACCGACAAGAGGACGGTGCGCCGCTCGTCGAGCTGGGCCCACGTCTTCTCCTCCGCGCGGCCGTCCTCGACGCGGGCGACGTCCGAGAGGCGCACGGCGTGGCCGTCCTGCTCCCGGAGCACGATACGGCCGAGGGCCTCGGGCGACTCGACCCGCCCCATCACGCGGAGCGTGAGGTCCTCGGGGCCGGTCTCGACGCTGCCGCCCGGCGTCATCAGGTTCTGCGCCGCGATCGCCCGCTGCACCTCGGCCGCGGTGATCCCCTGCGCCCGCAGGGCGATCGCGTCGAGCCAGACGTTGATCTGCCGGCTCTGCGCGCCGATCAGGCTGACCTGGCCGACGCCGGAGATGCTCTCGATCTGCCGGCGCACCCGCTTGTCGACGATCTCGCTGAGCTCGCGGATCGGCTGATCCGACGACACGGAGACGAGCATCACCGGGGCCGCGCCGAGGTCGATCCTGCTCACGATCGGCGGATCGATGCCCTTGGGCAGGCTGGGCAGGACGACGCTTATCTTGTCGCGCACCTCCTGGGCCGCGACGTCGGCGTTCTTCTCCAGCTCGAAGCCGACGACGACCTGGCTCACGCCCTGGGTCGACGTCGAGCGGAGGTCCTCGATGCCGCTGATGGTGTTCACAGCGCCCTCGATCCGGTCGGAGATCTCGGCCTCGACCTCCTCGGGCGCCGCGCCGTCGAGGCGCGTCGTGACGACGACGTACGGGACGTCGATGTTGGGGAACTGGTCGAGGCCGAGCCGGGTGTAGCCGGCGACGCCGAGGACCACGATGACGAGCATGAGGACCGACGCGAAGACGGGCCTCTTGACGCAGACGCGGGCGAGCCACTGCATGACGACCTCACTCCACGGCTTGGCCGTTCTGGAGCGCCTCGGACGGGTTGATGACGATCGCTTCCCCTGCGCGGACGCCGCGGAGGACGGCCACGGCGTCGCCCTTCTCCACGCCGGTCTGCACGACGCGCTCCTCGATCCGATGGTCGACGACGGCGAACAGGTGCGCGCGCCCGTCCCGCGGGACGATGGCGGGCCTCGGCACCACCGGGGTGGGCGCCTCGGCCGTGGCGAGCGCGACGGACGCGAACATGCCCGCCCGCAGCGCGCCGTCGGGGTCCTGCACCTCGGCCTCGGCGACGAGATCGCGCGTGGCCTCGCGGACCGCGGCGCCGATCCAGCGCACCGTGCCCGCGAACGAGCGCCCCGGGTACGCCGGCACGGTGAAGGTCAGCGCGCCGCCGGTCTTGACGGCTGCGAGGCTCGCCTCGGGCACGGTGAACCGGAGGCGCGGCGCGCCCTTCGAGACGAGCGCGACGACCCGGGAGTCCTGGCGGACGTACTCGCCGACGTCGACGAAGCGCTCGGCGACCACCCCGTCGAACGGCGCGCGGATCTGCCCGTCGCCGACGCTCTGCGCGGCGGCGCGGGCGCGGGCGGAGGCGGCCGCGACCGAGAGCGGGGCGCTCCGGCACTGGTCGGCGATCCGGTCGTGCTCGACCCGCGAGATCGCGCCGCTCTCGAGCAGCGCCCCGTAGCGCTCGCACTCGCGCTTCGCCGTCTCTTCCTGGGCGCGGGTCAGCGCGGCGTTCGCCTGCGCCTCCGCGGCGGAGAGCGCGGCGGCGCGGACGTCGAGGCGCGCGAGCAGGTCGCCCTTCTTCACCTCGGCGCCGCGCTCGACGAACGTCTCCACCACGCGGCCGACCGCGTTGGCGGCGAGATCGGTCTCCCGATCCCCGCGCAGCGTGCCGGTGAGCGCGATGCTGCGCGGCATGGGCTGCTCGCGCACCTCCGCGGTCTCGACGCGGGCCTTCGGCCCGTTCGTCTCGGCGGCGGTGGAGGCGCTGGCCCTGGTCTCGCAGCCCGCCGCTGCGGCGGCGAGCGCGAGGAGAAGGAGGAGGCTCTGGGCGCGGCCTGTCGTCGTGGTGTGGTTCAAGGGTCCCTCGGGGCAGCGTCGGTCGCGGAGCGGCCTGATCCGGGCGGAGCACGGCGCCGCGCGTGTCGGCGCACGCGCCGGTGCGCTGCGCCGTACGCTCGTTCCCCCGTGGCTCAGCGTCCGGCCCCACCGCGAGGACGCGCCGGCGCCCAGGCGATCGCAACCGACAGTTGCGATGGGTATAACACGGCCGAAGCCGACCGCAACCACTGGTTGCGATGATCGCAACGAAAGGGTGCGATAGCCGGCCACGCCGTGAACACGCCGTAAAATTGGGCTGGCGTGTGCCGCGCGACGGAACTTCAATGGCGGCCGATGCAGGCGACGACGGCGAAGCGCACGGCGAAGCGAGGCTCCGCGAAGACGCGCGCGCTCGTGCGCGGCGAGCCTGTCGTGCGGGGCATCCTCGCCGCCACGCTGGAGGAGCTCGCCAGCGCGGGGTATCGCGCGCTCCGGATCGAGGACGTGGCGACGCGCGCGGGGGTCAACAAGACCACCGTCTACCGGCGCTGGCCGACGAAGGAGGATCTCGTGCGGGCCGCGCTCCTGTCGGTCACGGACGAGAAGATCATCCCGCCGAACACGGGCTCGCTCCGCGGGGACCTCGTCGCGCTCGGGCGCGCGATCATCGAGATCCAGACGTCGCCGGTGGGGCAGAGCCTCTTTCACGTGTTCCTGTCGGAGGGGCCCGACTCGGAGCTCATGACCATCGCCCGCTCGCTGCGCGCGGTCCAGGAGGCAGGGATCCGGGCCATCATCGAGGCCGCGGTCGCGCGCGGCGAGCTCGCGCCGAGCGCGGATCCGCTGCTGCCGTGCGAGCTGCTCGCGGCCTATCTCAGGCACCGGATGCTCGCGGACCGCACGATCGTGAACGAGGCCCAGCTCGCTCACGTCGTCGACGTGATCCTCCAGGGCGTGCTGCGCCCCGACAGGCGGAAGCAGATCTGAGCCGCAGGGGCGCGGGGCGGCGCGGGGACCTGCGCTCGGCGCGGCGATCGGGTCGGCCTCGGCGCACGGGTCCGCGGCGCGCCGGCCCGTGCGCGAGGTGTCCGGCGTACGTCTCGGCAACAAAAGCTATTTTATTGCAAATGCAATTTTGATGCATTAATTCGAGCCCACGCCAGAGTCGGGCCCGGCCGATCGCGCCGCGGCCGCGGATGCGCCTCGTTCACCCCACGCCGCAGGCGCGGCGGGCGTACCCGCACGCGCTGGAGCGCGCCGGCGCTGGCGAGAGAGGACCTCGACGTGACGCAAAAGCTCCCTGTGACCGTGCTGTCCGGCTTCCTGGGCGCCGGCAAGACCACGCTGCTCAACCACGTCCTGGCGAACCGCGATTCGCTGCGCGTCGCCGTGATCGTCAACGACATGAGCGAGGTCAACGTCGACGCCGCGCTTGTGCGGGGCGGGGGCGCGGCGCTGCGCCGCGTGGAGGAGCGGCTCGTCGAGATGTCGAACGGCTGCATCTGCTGCACGCTCCGGGAGGATCTCCTTGTCGAGGTGGCTCGCCTGGCGGCCGAGGGGCGCTTCGACTACCTGCTGATCGAGTCGACGGGCATCTCGGAGCCGCTCCCGGTCGCCGAGACGTTCACCTTCGACGACCCGGCGACGGGCAAGCGCCTCTCGGAGGTCGCACGGCTCGACACGCTGGTCACCGTCGTCGATTCGCAGCGGTTCCTCGCCGACTGGACGAGCGCCGACGACCTGCGCGCGCGCGAGGCCGCGCTGGACGGCGACGACGAGCGCACGGTCGCGGATCTGCTCGTCGAGCAGATCGAGTTCGCGAACGTGCTCGTGCTCAACAAGGCGGATCTCGTGAGCGATGACGAGGTCGAGCGGCTCACGGCGATGCTTCTGCACCTGAACCCGGGCGCCAGGATCATCAGCGCTTGCCGCGGCCGGGTCGATCCTCGCGAGATCCTCGGCACCGGGCGCTTCGATTTCGAGGAAGCGGCGCGCTCGCCCGGCTGGATGCGGGAGCTGCGCGGGGAGCACGTCCCCGAGACCGAGGAGTACGGGATCGAGAGCTTCGTCTACCGCGCGGAGCGCCCGATGCACCCGGAGCGGCTCTGGGCCTTCCTCCACGGGGCGGCCGCCTGGGATGGAGTGCTCCGCTCCAAGGGGTTCTTCTGGCTGGCGACGCGCATGGACGTCACAGGCGCCTGGTCGCAGGCGGGCGGCGCCGCCTCGTTCGAGGCGGCGGGGCTCTGGTACGCGGCCTTGCCGGAGGAGGAGCGGCCGGAGGACGACGGGCCGGCCGCCGCGTGGCATCCAATCTGGGGCGACCGTCGGCAGGAGATCGTCTTCATCGGCGTCGACATGGCCCGAGAGGAGCTCACGCGCGGGCTCGACGCCTGCTTGCTCACGCCGGACGAGATGGCCGCGGGGCCCTCGGCGTGGAGCCGGTTCGAGGATCCCTTCCCGGCGTGGGAGGACGCGGGAGAACAGGAGAGCGAGGCTGGGCCGGAGCAGCTCCTCGGGTCGTGAAGCGCTCCACGCAGGCTGGCTGACTCGGCCTCGTGGGCGCGGTCATGCAGCGCAGTGCGCACACGCTGGCTGCATGACCGCGACGCTGGAGTTGCGATTACTTGCCAGCTCCCTTCGAGATCTTCCCTTCCGTGAAGACCACGTGTTTGCGGACGATCGGATCGAACTTATTCACCTGCATCTTCTCCGTCATCGTCCGTCTGTTCTTCGTCGTGTAGTAGCAGTGACCCGTCCCAGCAGGGCGGGCTGGCGCGCGAGGTAGGCAGCGCCGACGAGGGCGAAGCTCAGCGCCGGCCAGAGGAGGGCGAGCCCGGCGCCGCCGACCACGACCGCAAGCCACACGAACGACGCGCTCAGCGCGATGAACAAGGAGCCGTAGCGCATCGAGCGGTCCGATCGTAGAGCCCGGGACGAGAGAAGTGTTGACGCGATTCCAGGATTGCATCGAGAGTGCGTGGGTGGACGCGCAGGGTGGCGCGCTCCTGGCATCGCGATCGACAGGGCGACTCTGTAGGGAGGTGCGGACATGAAGCTGTTTCGGTTTGCGGGCGGTGGCGGTGCTCGGCTCGGGATCGAGGACGAGCGGGGAGCGCGCCACGACCTCACGGCGGCATCCCCGGAGGCGTTCGCGTCCGTCGCCTCGTGGCTCGCCTTGCCGGATCCCCTCGGCGCGGTGCGCGACGCGCGCGCGCGCGCCGCGGCCCACCCCCTCCCGCCCGACGTCCAGCTGCTCGCCCCGATCGACGGGCAGGAAGTCTGGGCGGCGGGCGTCACCTACGAGCGCTCGCGCGCCGCGCGCAAAGAGGAGAGCGCCGGCGGCGGCGACTTCTACGACCGCGTGTACGAGGCCGAGCGCCCCGAGCTGTTCTTCAAGGCGACGCCCCGCCTGGTCGCCGGCCCGGGCGCGCCGGTGCGCATCCGGCGCGACTCGAGCTGGAACGTGCCCGAGCCGGAGCTCTCGCTCGTCGTGTCCACAGCGGGCCGCATCGTCGGCTACACGGCCGGCAACGACGTCTCGTCGCGGTCCATCGAGGGCGACAACCCCCTCTACCTGCCGCAGGCGAAGGTCTACGACGGCTGCTGCGCGCTCGGCCCCGCCATCGTGCTCGCGGACGAGCCCGGGCTCGACCTGCGCGCGCTCTCCATCGAGCTCGCGATCCGGCGCCGTGGCGAGGCGGTGTTCGCGGGGAAGACCTCGACCGCGAGCATGCGTCGCTCGCCAGAGGAGCTCGTCGCCTACCTCACGCGCGAGCTGAGCTTCCCGGCGGGCGTCGTCCTCATGACCGGGACCGGCATCGTCCCGCCGGACTCGTTCACCCTGGAGCCCGACGATCTCGTGGAGATCACGATCCAGGGCGTCGGCACGCTGGCGAACCCGGTATCTCGAGGTTGACGAGGCACCCCATGGAATTCCTTGCCCACGACGCCGCCACCGGGGAAGCGCTCGGCGCCTACCGTGACGCCACCGCCGCCGAGATCGACGCCGCCGCCCGCGCCGCCGCCGCCGCGGCGCCCGCCTTCGCCGGCCTCGCGCCGGAGATGCGCGCCCGGTTCCTGGAGACGGCCGCCGACGAGATCATGGCGCTCGGCGACCCCCTGATCCAGACAGCGCACCGGGAAACCGGGCTGCCCGTCGCCCGCCTCGAAGGCGAACGCGCCCGCACCACCGGCCAGCTGCGCCTCTTCGCCGCCGTCGTGCGCGAGGGCTCCTGGGTCGATGCCCGGATCGATCCCGCGCTGCCCGACCGCAAGCCGCTCCCGCGCCCCGACGTGCGGCGCGTGCTGCGGCCGATCGGTCCGGTCGCCGTCTTCGGCGCGAGCAATTTCCCCCTCGCGTTCTCCGTTGCCGGCGGCGACACCGCCTCTGCCCTCGCCGCGGGCAACCCGGTCGTGGTCAAGGCCCACCCGGCGCACCCTGGTACCTCCGAGCTCGCGGCCTCGGCCCTGCGCTCCGCCGTGCAGAAGGCGGGCCTGCCCGCGGGCGTGTTCGGCATGGTGCACGGCGCCTCGCCCGAGGTCTCGCTCGCGCTGGTGCGCCACGAGGCCATCCAGGCGGTGGGCTTCACCGGATCCAGCCGCGCGGGCCGCGCCCTCTGCGACGCCGCCGCCGCCCGCCCGCGGCCCATCCCCGTCTTCGCCGAGATGAGCAGCATCAACCCGCTGGTCGTGCTGCCCGGCGCGCTGCGCGAGCGCCGCGACGCGATCGCCGAAGGGCTGATCAACTCGTGCACGCTCGGCGTCGGACAGTTCTGCACCAAGCCCGGCCTCGTCCTGGGGCTGGCCTCCCCTGAATGGGACGCGTTTGCGCGATCGGTCGCCGACCGAGCCCGCGCCATCACGCCTGGTGTGATGCTGCACGCCGGTATCCAGGAGTCGTTCGACCGCTCCGTGCGGGAGCTGAGAGGCGTGGAGTGGCTGACCGACGCCGGCGCGCGCGTCGCTCGCGTCTCCGCCGCCGACTTCGCGCGGGAGCCGCACCTCGCGCACGAGATCTTCGGACCGTACACGCTGCTCGTCACCGCTTCGGACCGCGGAGAGTTGCTTCGGCTCCTCGGCGCGCTCGACGGCCAGCTCACCGCCACGCTGCACGGGACCGCCGACGATCTCGCCGCCGCCCAGGACCTCGTCGATGTCCTCGGCCGCGTCGCGGGCCGCCTCCTCTTCAATGGCTACCCGACGGGCGTGGAGGTGTCGCCCGCCATGCACCACGGCGGGCCGTATCCAGCGAGCAGCGACGTGCGCTTCACGTCGGTTGGGACCGCGGCCATCCTCCGCTTCGCGCGCCCCGTTTGCTACCAGTCGTGTCCGCCAGCGCTGCTCCCGCTGGAGCTGCGCGACGAGAATCCGCTCGGCATCTCACGCCTCGTCGACGGCCGCGCCACCCGCGACCTCATCGCACCCCGCGCATGAGCCACGACCCGGTATTCGAGTCCGGCAGCGAGGCGATCTACACCCTGCGCACCACCGCGCCCGGACCGTCGGGGCGCCTCCCGCTCGGGGCCGAGCAGCTGCGCGCCATGTCCAGCGGCGAGCTGTTCGGCTGGACTCAGAACGCCGGGATGGGGTGGGATCCTGCGCGCCTGCGAGGGAAGCAGTTCCTCGTGCTCAGCACGCAGGGGGGGATCCGCGCGCCCGACGGCACGCCGATCGCGCTCGGGTACCACACGGGGCACTGGGAGGTCGGGCTGCTCATGGAGGAGGCAGCCCGCACGTTCACGGCCGGCGGGGCCATCCCGTTCGCCGGCTATGTCAGCGATCCGTGCGACGGGCGGACCAATGGCACCGTCGGCATGCTCGACAGCCTCGCTTACCGCAACGACGCCGCCATCGTCTTTCGACGGCTGATACGCTCGCTGCCCACCCGCCGCGGCGTGCTCGGCGTTGCCACCTGCGACAAGGGCCTGCCGGCCATGTTGATGGCGCTCGCCGGCACCCCCGACCTCCCCACGGTGATCGTGCCGGGAGGCGTCACGCTCCTCGCGGAGGAGGCCGAGGACACCGCCAAGGTCCAGACCCTCGCGGCGCGTTACGCGCGCGGCGAGGTGAGCCTCGATTACGCCGCCGAGATGGGCTGCCGCGCCTGCGGTTCCCCCGGCGGCGGCTGCCAGTTCATGGGCACGGCCGCGACGAGCCAGGTCGTGGCGGAGGCGCTCGGCCTCGCCCTCCCGCACGGCGCGCTCAGCCCGTCGGGCGCCGAGATCTGGCGCGACCTGGCCCGCCGCTCCGCGCACGCGCTTATGGCCCTCGAGCTACGTGGGGTGACCACGCGGGACATCGTCACCGACGACTCGGTCCACAACGCCATGGTGCTGCACGCCGCCGTCGGGGGGTCGACCAACCTGGTGCTCCATGTGCCGGCGATCGCCCATGCGGCCGGGCTTCGGCGCCCCACGGTGGACGACTGGGCGCGCATCAACGCCCTCGTTCCGCGCCTCGTGGACGTGTTGCCCAACGGGCCGAAACACCACGCTACGGTTCAGGTCTTCCTCGCGGGAGGCGTCCCGGAGGTCATGCTCCACCTGCGCGAGCTCGGCCTGCTGCGGCTCGGCGCGCGCACCGTCAGCGGCCTTCCCCTCGGCGAGAACCTCGAGTGGTGGGAGCACAGCGAGCGGCGCCGGCGCCTGCGCGACAAGCTGCGGCAGCTGGACGGCATCGATCCGGACGACGTGATCATGTCCGCCGGGAAGGCACGCGAGCGCGGCCTCACCAGCACGGTGACCTTCTTGCGCGGCAACCTCGCGCCCGAGGGAGCGCTCGTGAAGAGCACCGCGATTGCCCCCCAGGTGATCGGACCGGACGGCGTTTATCTGCACGAAGGGCCTGCGCGCGTGTTCGGCAGCGAGGACGCGGCGATCGAGGCGATCAAGACGGGCGCCGTGCAACCGGGTGACGTCATGGTGCTGATCGGCATCGGCCCCGGTATCGGGATGCCGGAGACGTACCAGATCACCTCTGCCCTCAAGCACGTGAAGGATGGGCACCGTATCGCCCTGGTCACGGACGGTCGTTTCTCCGGCGTCTCCACCGGGGCGTGCATCGGCCACGTCAGCCCGGAGGCGTGGGCGGGTGGACCCATCGGCCGCGTGCGCGACGGCGAGCGCATCCGGCTGCGGATCGACACGCGCACGCTGGAGGGGACGGTGGACGTCGTGGGCGTGGATGCAGGCAGCCTTGCCGCCCGTGCGCCCAATCCAGCCCTTCAACCGGACGGCCGAGTGAACCCGGATACGCGGTTGTGGGCTGCGCTTCAGGATGCCAGCGGCGGCAGCTGGGGTGGTTGCGTCTATGACGCGGAGCGCATCATCGGGCTCCTCGGTCGCGCCATCGCCGCTGAGCGCAGCTCCTCTGGCACATAAGCTTTTGATCTAGCGCCATTTTTCCAGGAGAAAGGCGGATCGCGTGAGTTTCATCATTCAGCCAGCGCGTGCAGCGTGGCTGTACGATGTGAACGATCACAACGAGAAGCTTGACTTCCGAATCGCGTTTGGATTTCCTAAGCCCCGAAACCAGAAGATCTCTCGTGGTAGGCCCCACGAGCGTCGCCGATCGCGTCATTGAATTGTGGGGGCGCTCGCGAAATCCGCGTGGTGCCCCGGGAATGACGCGCGACACCGTCGCTCGCCAAACGCGGATCGTTTGTACCCCAGTGCTTTTGCCGTGAGCATGCGGCGGCACACAGACATTGCCCTCGTGGTTCGTGAGGGCGAGAACGTGACGACGTGTGATGGGCCGTAGAGATCTCCATCCGACCACGTCTCTTTGCTCGAAAGGTAGCGGCACGATGTCGATTGGCCAGTTGAAGTCACGTGGATCGGCGCGGCGCGCAATGGCGGTGTTGAGCTGTGCGCTCGGGCTCTGGGGTCTCTCTGCCTGCAAGGACAAGCCCGACAGCGCACCGGCCGCAGGAGGCTCCGCCAGCGCCGCGGCCGCAGCAGGCTCCGCCGGCGCCGCGGCCGAGCAGGCGCAGGCGCAGGCGCCGAGCGGGCACGGGCCCAAGATCGTTCCAGGGCCCGGCTATAACCCCGAGTGCTTCGCGCCGTGGAAGCAGGACACCAAGTATCTGCAGTGGACGGCGCGAAAGCCGCCGTTCCGCCTCGCGCTCGTCAACGGCTACGTCGGTAACGCCTGGCGCATCCAGATGGTCAAGACGGCCAAGGCCTTCGCCAAGGACCCGGCCATCGCGCCGCTGATCAAGGAGTTCAAGGTGGTGTCGACCGGCACCGACGTCGCGGCCCAGCTCGGCGCGATCGAGGACTTCATCAACCAGGGCTTCGACGGTATCGTCACGCTCGCCGTCAGCCCCGACGGCTTCGATCGCGTGATCCGGCTCGCCGACAAGAAGGACGTCATCCTGGTTCCGTTCGACAACGTGCTCGACACGGACAAGGTGATGCAGGTCAACGAGGACCAGCTGGCGATGGGGCGCCAGTGGGGCGAGTTCCTCGACAAGCAGCTCGGCGGCAAGGGCAAGGTGCTCGAGGTCCGCGGCCTGCAGGGCAACTCCGTCGATCGCGACCGCCACGTCGGCTTCCGCCAGGTCATGGAAGCGCCGGGGAAGAGCTACACCATCGTGGAGGTGGTGGGCAGCTGGGACGACGGCAAGGCGCAGAAGGCGGTGGCCGACGCGCTGGCCGTGCACCGCCAGTTCGACGCGCTCTTCGCGCAGGGCGGCTCGACGGGCGCCGTCCGCGCCCTGCTCGACGCGGGACACAAGCCGATCCCGGTCGCCACGGAGGCCGAGAACGGCGTGCGCAAGCTGATCGCGAAGCACCACGAACAGGGCATGAAGGGCCTGTCGCTCGGCCAGTCGCCGGGGCTCGCGGCCATCGCGATGAAGGCGGCGCTCGAGGGCCTGCAGGGCAAGGTGATGCCGCAGATGATCTCCGTGCCGATCCCCGCCGCCGATCACACCACGCTGAAGGACGGCGAGAGCTTCTTCTCGCAGCTCTCCGACAACTTCTTCACGCCCAACGAGTTCCCGCCCTGCGGGGTCAACATCTCGGGCGTGAAGATCATGAACGAGTCGGAATCCGACGTGAAGTAGACGTGAAGTAGACGTCGAGTAAACGTCAAGTAGACATGAAGTAGCGCCCCGCGGGCCCCCCAGCATCATGACCGAACCGGTGAGCCCTCCGCTTCTCGAGCTCCGGGCCGTCTCCAAGCACTACGGCGGAGTCACCGCCCTGAGCGGCGTCGACTTCGCCTGCGACGCGGGGAAGGTGCACGCGATCCTCGGCGAGAACGGCGCGGGCAAGAGCACCCTCATCAAGATCATCGGCGGCGTGGTCAAGCCGAGCGCCGGGGAGCTCTTGCTCCACGGCAAGCCGGTCCGGTTCGACCACCCGATCGAGGCGAACGCCGCCGGCATCGTCTGCGTCTTTCAGGAGCTGTCCCTGATGCCGACGCTGACGGTGGCCGAGAACATCGGCATCTCCATGCCGACGAACCGCCTGGGGCTCTTCGATCGCAAGGCGCAGGTCCGCAGGGCCGAGGAGCTCCTGGCGCGCGTCGGCTGCGAGGGCGTGAACCCGAACGCCTGGGTGAGCGACCTGCCGCTGTCGCGCCGCCAGATGGTCGAGATCGCGAAGGCGCTCGGCAAGGACCCGCGGCTGCTGATCCTGGACGAGGCCACCTCCGCCCTGACCAACAGCGACGTCAAGAAGGTCTACGACCTCCTGGCCGAGCTCAAGGCTCAGGGCGTCGGCATGCTCTACATCTCGCACCGCATGCACGAGATCAAGGAGCTCGCGGACGTGATGTCGGTCTTCCGCAACGGCCGACACATCGAGACCTTCGCCAAGGGCCAGCGCAGCGACGACCAGATCGTGGAGCTCATGATCGGCCGTGACATGG comes from the Sorangium aterium genome and includes:
- a CDS encoding efflux RND transporter periplasmic adaptor subunit, encoding MNHTTTTGRAQSLLLLLALAAAAAGCETRASASTAAETNGPKARVETAEVREQPMPRSIALTGTLRGDRETDLAANAVGRVVETFVERGAEVKKGDLLARLDVRAAALSAAEAQANAALTRAQEETAKRECERYGALLESGAISRVEHDRIADQCRSAPLSVAAASARARAAAQSVGDGQIRAPFDGVVAERFVDVGEYVRQDSRVVALVSKGAPRLRFTVPEASLAAVKTGGALTFTVPAYPGRSFAGTVRWIGAAVREATRDLVAEAEVQDPDGALRAGMFASVALATAEAPTPVVPRPAIVPRDGRAHLFAVVDHRIEERVVQTGVEKGDAVAVLRGVRAGEAIVINPSEALQNGQAVE
- a CDS encoding TetR/AcrR family transcriptional regulator, translated to MQATTAKRTAKRGSAKTRALVRGEPVVRGILAATLEELASAGYRALRIEDVATRAGVNKTTVYRRWPTKEDLVRAALLSVTDEKIIPPNTGSLRGDLVALGRAIIEIQTSPVGQSLFHVFLSEGPDSELMTIARSLRAVQEAGIRAIIEAAVARGELAPSADPLLPCELLAAYLRHRMLADRTIVNEAQLAHVVDVILQGVLRPDRRKQI
- the zigA gene encoding zinc metallochaperone GTPase ZigA, coding for MTQKLPVTVLSGFLGAGKTTLLNHVLANRDSLRVAVIVNDMSEVNVDAALVRGGGAALRRVEERLVEMSNGCICCTLREDLLVEVARLAAEGRFDYLLIESTGISEPLPVAETFTFDDPATGKRLSEVARLDTLVTVVDSQRFLADWTSADDLRAREAALDGDDERTVADLLVEQIEFANVLVLNKADLVSDDEVERLTAMLLHLNPGARIISACRGRVDPREILGTGRFDFEEAARSPGWMRELRGEHVPETEEYGIESFVYRAERPMHPERLWAFLHGAAAWDGVLRSKGFFWLATRMDVTGAWSQAGGAASFEAAGLWYAALPEEERPEDDGPAAAWHPIWGDRRQEIVFIGVDMAREELTRGLDACLLTPDEMAAGPSAWSRFEDPFPAWEDAGEQESEAGPEQLLGS
- a CDS encoding fumarylacetoacetate hydrolase family protein is translated as MKLFRFAGGGGARLGIEDERGARHDLTAASPEAFASVASWLALPDPLGAVRDARARAAAHPLPPDVQLLAPIDGQEVWAAGVTYERSRAARKEESAGGGDFYDRVYEAERPELFFKATPRLVAGPGAPVRIRRDSSWNVPEPELSLVVSTAGRIVGYTAGNDVSSRSIEGDNPLYLPQAKVYDGCCALGPAIVLADEPGLDLRALSIELAIRRRGEAVFAGKTSTASMRRSPEELVAYLTRELSFPAGVVLMTGTGIVPPDSFTLEPDDLVEITIQGVGTLANPVSRG
- a CDS encoding aldehyde dehydrogenase (NADP(+)), which codes for MEFLAHDAATGEALGAYRDATAAEIDAAARAAAAAAPAFAGLAPEMRARFLETAADEIMALGDPLIQTAHRETGLPVARLEGERARTTGQLRLFAAVVREGSWVDARIDPALPDRKPLPRPDVRRVLRPIGPVAVFGASNFPLAFSVAGGDTASALAAGNPVVVKAHPAHPGTSELAASALRSAVQKAGLPAGVFGMVHGASPEVSLALVRHEAIQAVGFTGSSRAGRALCDAAAARPRPIPVFAEMSSINPLVVLPGALRERRDAIAEGLINSCTLGVGQFCTKPGLVLGLASPEWDAFARSVADRARAITPGVMLHAGIQESFDRSVRELRGVEWLTDAGARVARVSAADFAREPHLAHEIFGPYTLLVTASDRGELLRLLGALDGQLTATLHGTADDLAAAQDLVDVLGRVAGRLLFNGYPTGVEVSPAMHHGGPYPASSDVRFTSVGTAAILRFARPVCYQSCPPALLPLELRDENPLGISRLVDGRATRDLIAPRA
- a CDS encoding YjhG/YagF family D-xylonate dehydratase; translated protein: MSHDPVFESGSEAIYTLRTTAPGPSGRLPLGAEQLRAMSSGELFGWTQNAGMGWDPARLRGKQFLVLSTQGGIRAPDGTPIALGYHTGHWEVGLLMEEAARTFTAGGAIPFAGYVSDPCDGRTNGTVGMLDSLAYRNDAAIVFRRLIRSLPTRRGVLGVATCDKGLPAMLMALAGTPDLPTVIVPGGVTLLAEEAEDTAKVQTLAARYARGEVSLDYAAEMGCRACGSPGGGCQFMGTAATSQVVAEALGLALPHGALSPSGAEIWRDLARRSAHALMALELRGVTTRDIVTDDSVHNAMVLHAAVGGSTNLVLHVPAIAHAAGLRRPTVDDWARINALVPRLVDVLPNGPKHHATVQVFLAGGVPEVMLHLRELGLLRLGARTVSGLPLGENLEWWEHSERRRRLRDKLRQLDGIDPDDVIMSAGKARERGLTSTVTFLRGNLAPEGALVKSTAIAPQVIGPDGVYLHEGPARVFGSEDAAIEAIKTGAVQPGDVMVLIGIGPGIGMPETYQITSALKHVKDGHRIALVTDGRFSGVSTGACIGHVSPEAWAGGPIGRVRDGERIRLRIDTRTLEGTVDVVGVDAGSLAARAPNPALQPDGRVNPDTRLWAALQDASGGSWGGCVYDAERIIGLLGRAIAAERSSSGT
- a CDS encoding sugar ABC transporter substrate-binding protein; the encoded protein is MSCALGLWGLSACKDKPDSAPAAGGSASAAAAAGSAGAAAEQAQAQAPSGHGPKIVPGPGYNPECFAPWKQDTKYLQWTARKPPFRLALVNGYVGNAWRIQMVKTAKAFAKDPAIAPLIKEFKVVSTGTDVAAQLGAIEDFINQGFDGIVTLAVSPDGFDRVIRLADKKDVILVPFDNVLDTDKVMQVNEDQLAMGRQWGEFLDKQLGGKGKVLEVRGLQGNSVDRDRHVGFRQVMEAPGKSYTIVEVVGSWDDGKAQKAVADALAVHRQFDALFAQGGSTGAVRALLDAGHKPIPVATEAENGVRKLIAKHHEQGMKGLSLGQSPGLAAIAMKAALEGLQGKVMPQMISVPIPAADHTTLKDGESFFSQLSDNFFTPNEFPPCGVNISGVKIMNESESDVK